The following are encoded together in the Clostridium sp. BJN0013 genome:
- a CDS encoding ketopantoate reductase family protein, with amino-acid sequence MKNIKNISVIGLGAIGCAYNSKLYDMNSEGIKVIAGGERADRYKKNGFVINDKKYDFTYVSPQEKCEPADLIIVSVKANELDQAIVDMKNHVGKDTIIISLMNGITSEEVIGKQYGMDKILYALCIAIDANRKGNNIHFSSYGSIIFGEKTNVTYSEKVQAVEELFRKAGISYEIPCDMMHSLWWKFMINVGINQASAVLKGNYGVFQRVKEARDLMESAMWEVVKLSKKVGVNLNKSDIDKWYKVLDTMNPDSKTSMFEDITYGRKTEVDMFAGTVCKLGEKYGIDTPVNKTLLNIIKVVENNKVYLNN; translated from the coding sequence ATGAAAAACATAAAAAATATATCTGTTATAGGACTAGGAGCCATTGGATGTGCATATAACAGCAAATTATATGATATGAATTCAGAAGGAATAAAGGTTATAGCAGGGGGAGAAAGGGCAGATAGATATAAAAAAAATGGATTTGTAATTAATGATAAAAAGTATGATTTTACATATGTATCTCCCCAGGAAAAATGTGAGCCGGCAGATTTAATCATTGTTTCAGTAAAGGCAAATGAACTGGACCAGGCTATTGTAGATATGAAGAATCATGTGGGAAAAGATACAATTATTATTTCCCTCATGAATGGTATTACCAGCGAAGAAGTTATAGGGAAGCAGTATGGCATGGATAAGATACTTTATGCATTATGTATTGCCATTGATGCCAATCGTAAGGGAAATAATATTCATTTTTCAAGCTATGGCAGTATAATTTTTGGGGAAAAGACAAATGTAACTTATAGTGAAAAGGTACAAGCTGTGGAAGAACTTTTCCGAAAAGCTGGCATTTCCTATGAAATTCCCTGTGATATGATGCATTCACTATGGTGGAAATTTATGATAAATGTAGGTATAAATCAAGCATCAGCAGTACTTAAAGGTAACTATGGAGTATTTCAAAGGGTAAAAGAGGCCAGAGATCTTATGGAATCCGCTATGTGGGAGGTAGTAAAATTATCTAAAAAAGTGGGGGTTAATCTGAATAAAAGTGATATTGACAAATGGTATAAAGTACTAGATACTATGAATCCTGACAGTAAGACTTCAATGTTTGAAGATATTACATATGGAAGAAAAACAGAAGTGGATATGTTTGCAGGAACTGTTTGTAAATTGGGAGAAAAATATGGAATAGATACTCCTGTTAATAAAACACTTTTAAACATAATAAAAGTAGTAGAAAATAATAAAGTTTATCTCAATAATTGA
- a CDS encoding alkaline phosphatase family protein produces the protein MLNSQIKAKKVFLLGLDGADPMLVKKYIDEGKLPNFNKIISSGVTTKDYSMRSVLPAITPPNWASLATGAFPNTHGITCFWNHTLGNPLDQLEYGFDSGLLKAETIWESYARQGKKSILFNYPTAWPPKTKNDIYIDGTSIYTNLRGYVDYEKVYNCIEGNFPIKEIPHVLDNTGTDCRVEGEVSSIKAGISKSEYDGYGYTPPDIVTSEEDGESSADVPNADKITTPIKPAIGWKYAPSKSKEVILPVNNGMTRRYGLIIAEDGRNYNEIKIYVSKQDKNPIGEAKVNQWSHWIYDNYRINGKITKVAYKIRIIDLKNDGSRLTFYYSFALDLYNKKYFYPLNLYVQCVNFVIKKSYVFREL, from the coding sequence ATGTTAAATAGTCAGATTAAAGCTAAAAAAGTATTTTTGTTAGGACTAGATGGTGCAGATCCAATGCTAGTTAAAAAATATATAGATGAAGGTAAATTACCCAATTTTAATAAAATAATATCTAGTGGTGTTACAACAAAAGATTACTCTATGAGAAGTGTATTGCCGGCAATTACTCCTCCTAACTGGGCATCTTTAGCTACGGGAGCATTTCCGAATACTCATGGTATAACTTGTTTTTGGAATCACACTCTTGGGAATCCTCTAGATCAATTGGAGTACGGATTTGATTCAGGATTGTTAAAAGCGGAAACTATATGGGAATCTTATGCAAGGCAAGGCAAAAAAAGTATATTATTTAATTATCCTACAGCATGGCCGCCTAAAACCAAAAATGATATTTATATAGATGGTACGAGTATTTATACAAATTTAAGGGGATATGTGGATTATGAAAAGGTATATAACTGTATTGAAGGAAATTTTCCTATAAAAGAGATACCTCATGTGCTGGATAATACCGGTACTGACTGCAGAGTTGAAGGTGAAGTATCCTCTATAAAAGCAGGCATAAGCAAGTCCGAATATGATGGTTATGGATATACTCCACCTGATATTGTGACTTCGGAAGAAGATGGTGAATCATCTGCAGATGTTCCAAATGCAGACAAGATAACTACTCCAATCAAGCCTGCCATCGGATGGAAATATGCCCCTAGTAAATCAAAAGAAGTTATTTTACCAGTCAATAATGGTATGACAAGACGGTATGGATTAATAATAGCAGAGGATGGTAGAAACTATAATGAAATAAAAATATATGTTAGTAAACAGGATAAGAATCCAATTGGAGAGGCAAAGGTAAATCAGTGGAGCCACTGGATTTATGACAACTATAGGATTAATGGTAAAATCACTAAAGTAGCTTATAAAATAAGAATAATTGATTTAAAAAACGATGGAAGCAGGTTAACTTTTTATTATTCATTTGCACTTGATTTATATAATAAAAAATATTTTTATCCATTAAATCTTTATGTTCAATGTGTGAATTTCGTGATTAAAAAATCTTATGTTTTTCGAGAGTTATAA
- a CDS encoding DMT family transporter, translating into MKKQELKSNILLLITAAIWGLAFVAQKVGAEYIGPFAFNGIRFALGGISLIPLLLYFNKTPKQNTNNYHKQYNFIIAGIITGCVLFFGASLQQIGLNYTSAGKAAFITGLYMVFVPIISIFFKRNIPLTIWVSVIITAIGLYFLTINENFSISQGDLLEIIGAFFWALHILAIDYFIKKVDALRLSFVQTLTCSILSMIVSLIFEKTTISSVYEALIPILYGGIFSVGIAYTLQIIGQKHARPSHAAIILSMESVFATLGGMILLNEHLQLKEYLGCFLMLSGMLLSQTSNFNNAKADI; encoded by the coding sequence ATGAAAAAACAAGAATTAAAATCCAACATACTTCTTTTAATAACAGCAGCCATATGGGGACTAGCCTTCGTAGCTCAAAAGGTTGGTGCAGAATACATAGGACCTTTTGCTTTCAATGGAATTAGATTTGCACTGGGAGGCATTTCTTTAATTCCTCTGTTATTATATTTTAATAAAACTCCGAAACAAAATACAAATAATTACCATAAACAATATAACTTCATAATTGCAGGAATCATAACTGGATGTGTACTTTTTTTTGGAGCTTCTCTTCAACAGATAGGACTAAATTACACTTCTGCCGGAAAAGCTGCATTTATAACAGGATTATATATGGTATTTGTACCTATTATAAGCATTTTTTTTAAAAGAAATATACCCTTAACTATCTGGGTCAGTGTAATTATAACTGCCATTGGTTTATACTTTTTAACCATCAATGAAAATTTTTCCATAAGTCAAGGGGATTTATTGGAAATTATAGGTGCATTTTTCTGGGCATTACATATATTAGCTATAGATTACTTTATAAAAAAGGTAGATGCATTAAGATTATCTTTTGTACAAACCCTAACCTGCTCTATACTTAGCATGATAGTATCACTTATTTTTGAAAAAACAACTATTTCCAGTGTATATGAAGCTCTTATACCTATACTTTATGGTGGAATATTTTCCGTAGGAATAGCTTATACCTTACAAATAATAGGACAAAAACATGCCAGACCTTCCCATGCAGCAATAATACTCAGCATGGAATCTGTTTTCGCAACCCTTGGAGGTATGATACTTTTAAATGAGCATTTACAATTAAAGGAATATTTAGGCTGTTTTCTAATGCTGTCAGGAATGCTTTTATCCCAAACTTCTAATTTTAATAATGCCAAAGCAGATATCTAA
- a CDS encoding response regulator: MKKTRIVVVDDSPFSIAMIKDMLLENGFDVVGEATSLEETIEVVSKFKPDIVTMDMTMPGADGIECTRAIHNIDPNINVIIISSMMDDEIVKKARKNHVSGYIQKPADPEELSLLINRIMADEELFKELETIYYKAYKEAFMDIFNKLVKSIPEFEKEDRSNVEHVSKGISIVMGIIGKYSGRMLLDMSYDTAESFCTFMLKRKPKSSEEMLNIMGELSNMIAGNASSVINRTNKLMGLRVAPPTIFYGNSINISKAELDTTTSSTAKTDFGDIYINIGFQRRSGEWMSGI, translated from the coding sequence ATGAAAAAGACTAGAATAGTTGTTGTGGACGATTCTCCATTTTCAATTGCAATGATTAAAGACATGCTCCTTGAAAATGGCTTTGATGTTGTGGGAGAGGCAACTTCATTAGAAGAAACAATTGAAGTAGTAAGTAAATTTAAACCAGATATTGTAACTATGGATATGACTATGCCTGGAGCAGATGGTATTGAATGCACCAGAGCAATTCATAATATAGATCCAAATATAAATGTTATAATAATAAGTTCTATGATGGATGATGAAATAGTAAAAAAAGCAAGAAAAAATCATGTTTCTGGATATATTCAAAAACCGGCAGATCCAGAGGAGCTTTCTTTATTGATAAATAGAATAATGGCAGATGAAGAGCTTTTCAAGGAACTGGAAACTATATATTATAAAGCATATAAAGAAGCTTTTATGGATATATTCAATAAACTAGTAAAGTCCATTCCTGAATTTGAAAAGGAAGACAGATCAAATGTAGAACATGTATCTAAGGGAATATCTATTGTAATGGGCATTATAGGAAAATATTCTGGTAGAATGTTACTTGACATGTCTTATGATACTGCAGAAAGTTTTTGTACATTTATGTTAAAAAGAAAACCTAAAAGTTCAGAGGAAATGTTAAATATTATGGGAGAATTGTCCAATATGATAGCAGGGAATGCATCTTCTGTAATAAATAGGACCAATAAATTAATGGGATTAAGGGTAGCACCTCCTACTATATTTTATGGAAATTCTATAAATATATCTAAAGCAGAATTAGATACTACTACCTCTTCCACAGCTAAAACAGACTTTGGAGATATTTATATAAATATAGGCTTTCAAAGGAGGTCGGGAGAATGGATGTCAGGTATATAA
- a CDS encoding dihydrofolate reductase → MLSIIVALNENYVIGCNNKLIWHISRDLKRFKKITYGKTIIMGRKTFESLPGILPNRKHIVITRDHNYSIKDENALVVHNIKDVLKYVHSEEDAFVIGGGEIYTQLLPYCTKLYLTKVISKKKGDTYFPQFNMEDYTVIECEKHNEDNIEYSFITLEKHKIF, encoded by the coding sequence ATGCTTAGTATAATTGTAGCCCTTAATGAAAATTATGTAATAGGATGTAACAATAAGCTTATATGGCACATATCAAGAGATCTGAAAAGATTTAAAAAAATCACCTATGGTAAAACAATTATAATGGGAAGAAAAACTTTTGAATCCCTACCAGGTATACTTCCAAATAGAAAACATATTGTTATTACGAGAGACCATAACTATAGTATTAAAGATGAAAATGCACTGGTAGTACATAATATTAAAGATGTTCTAAAGTATGTACATTCTGAAGAGGACGCTTTTGTAATAGGAGGAGGAGAAATTTACACCCAGCTGCTTCCCTATTGTACTAAATTATATTTAACTAAAGTAATTTCTAAGAAAAAAGGTGACACCTACTTTCCTCAATTTAACATGGAAGACTATACTGTAATTGAATGTGAAAAACATAATGAAGATAATATAGAATACAGCTTTATAACTCTCGAAAAACATAAGATTTTTTAA
- a CDS encoding thymidylate synthase, translating to MSIADKQYLHIVKNILENGYHDQNRTGIPTFKLPHQIMQFDLSSEFPILTTKFVAFKTAVKELLWIYKEQSNDVRKLQEQNVHIWDEWMREDGTIGKAYGYQVAKFKQIDNLINILRTDPQSRRMIISLWNIEDLPDMALYPCCYETLWDVKEDTLNCMLVQRSGDFPIGVPFNMCQYAVLVHLIARVTGLKPGLFTHVINNAHIYENQVEGMKLQLTRKDKAYDAPKLWINPEIKNFYDFSIDDIKLIDYKHHEKISMEVAI from the coding sequence ATGAGTATTGCAGATAAACAGTATTTACATATTGTAAAAAATATTTTAGAAAATGGATATCATGATCAAAACAGGACAGGTATTCCCACATTTAAACTTCCCCATCAAATTATGCAATTTGATTTATCCTCGGAGTTTCCCATACTCACTACAAAATTTGTAGCCTTTAAAACAGCAGTAAAAGAACTTCTGTGGATATACAAGGAACAATCAAATGACGTAAGAAAACTGCAGGAACAAAATGTACACATTTGGGATGAATGGATGAGAGAAGATGGTACCATAGGAAAAGCTTACGGTTATCAGGTCGCAAAATTCAAACAAATTGACAATTTAATAAATATCCTAAGGACAGATCCTCAAAGTAGAAGAATGATTATATCTTTGTGGAATATAGAAGACCTCCCAGATATGGCATTATACCCTTGTTGTTATGAAACTCTTTGGGATGTAAAAGAAGATACATTGAACTGCATGTTGGTACAAAGAAGCGGAGATTTTCCAATCGGTGTTCCTTTTAACATGTGTCAATATGCAGTTCTTGTTCATTTAATTGCCCGTGTAACAGGGCTTAAGCCTGGACTTTTTACCCATGTTATAAATAACGCCCATATTTATGAAAATCAGGTTGAAGGTATGAAATTACAGCTTACAAGAAAGGATAAAGCCTATGATGCCCCAAAATTATGGATAAATCCAGAGATTAAAAATTTTTATGACTTTTCCATAGACGACATAAAACTTATAGACTATAAACATCATGAAAAAATTAGCATGGAGGTAGCTATATAA
- a CDS encoding chemotaxis protein CheX, with translation MDVRYINPFIDSFIDIMPQLGISDIKKGKLSVKNKTIDSIGVLIIIGIVGDLKGNIIYGATMESAKNIASKMMMGMPIEELNEMAQSAISEMTNMVTAKACTLFCEEGVNIEISTPTLMYGKFKATAGSDKVLCIQLFVDGLPFEINISIEKIIDQVQPSGKLKTSCCKKLTGCF, from the coding sequence ATGGATGTCAGGTATATAAATCCATTTATAGATTCATTTATAGATATAATGCCTCAGCTAGGTATAAGTGATATAAAAAAAGGTAAACTTAGTGTTAAGAATAAGACCATAGATAGTATTGGAGTCTTAATTATAATTGGAATAGTGGGAGATCTCAAAGGAAATATTATATATGGAGCTACCATGGAAAGTGCAAAAAATATTGCCTCTAAGATGATGATGGGAATGCCTATTGAAGAATTAAATGAAATGGCTCAAAGTGCTATTTCTGAGATGACTAATATGGTAACTGCAAAAGCCTGTACCCTATTCTGTGAAGAAGGTGTTAATATAGAGATATCCACACCCACTTTAATGTATGGCAAATTTAAAGCCACTGCTGGCAGTGACAAGGTATTATGTATTCAGTTATTTGTAGATGGTCTTCCCTTTGAAATTAACATTTCAATAGAAAAAATAATTGATCAAGTGCAGCCTTCGGGCAAATTAAAAACATCCTGTTGTAAAAAGTTAACAGGATGTTTTTAA
- a CDS encoding L,D-transpeptidase: MYFCPFTDYFLSRSPNPTYNITINRAARRLTLYKNGRVYKTYPVAVGKSRTPTPAGTFRIINKQVNPGGPYGARWMGLSARGIGIHGTNNPSSIGGAVSNGCIRMYNKNVIELFNIVPVGTVVRII; the protein is encoded by the coding sequence ATGTATTTTTGCCCTTTTACAGATTATTTTTTATCTCGCAGCCCCAACCCCACATATAATATTACAATCAACAGGGCTGCCCGCAGACTTACTTTATATAAAAATGGCAGAGTATACAAAACATATCCTGTAGCTGTGGGCAAAAGTCGGACTCCTACACCAGCAGGAACATTTAGAATAATAAATAAACAGGTTAATCCCGGTGGCCCCTATGGTGCCCGCTGGATGGGATTAAGTGCCAGAGGTATAGGAATACACGGTACAAATAACCCCAGTTCTATAGGTGGTGCTGTATCCAACGGATGTATACGAATGTATAATAAAAATGTAATTGAACTATTTAATATAGTTCCAGTAGGCACTGTAGTAAGAATTATTTAA
- a CDS encoding dimethylarginine dimethylaminohydrolase family protein codes for MKKNYVKNSTNTLKKVLLCPPTYFQFEPINVITEKWMEKGEKSNRDICLREHAEIVQAYRENGVEVILMEPDSNLPYQVFSRDFGACISEGYIMGKFREPVRKGESLIYEKKMKELGIPCVARCTAGAFEGGDFWFLDDYVMAQGIIARTDWHGFENIKTHVQELGYELISVPALRQNLHLDMCFNIVAEKVAVICKEALPYNFLRMLEKRKFTLIDIPQEGVFKHYCNLQCLGNNKVLTFVSNKDVNHKLRVLGLQTIEVDLVEILKGGGGPHCMTFPLERE; via the coding sequence ATGAAGAAAAATTATGTAAAAAACTCAACCAATACCTTAAAAAAAGTACTGCTATGTCCTCCCACATATTTTCAATTTGAACCCATTAATGTAATAACAGAAAAATGGATGGAAAAAGGTGAAAAATCCAATAGGGATATTTGTTTAAGAGAACATGCAGAAATTGTGCAGGCTTATAGAGAAAATGGAGTAGAGGTAATTTTAATGGAGCCAGATTCTAACTTACCTTACCAGGTATTTTCCAGGGATTTTGGAGCTTGTATATCCGAAGGCTACATAATGGGTAAATTTAGAGAACCTGTTCGCAAAGGTGAATCCTTAATCTATGAAAAAAAAATGAAAGAACTTGGCATCCCCTGTGTTGCCAGGTGTACTGCAGGTGCCTTTGAAGGTGGGGATTTCTGGTTTTTAGATGACTATGTAATGGCCCAGGGTATAATTGCAAGAACAGATTGGCATGGATTTGAAAATATCAAAACCCATGTACAGGAATTAGGTTATGAATTAATTTCCGTACCTGCATTAAGACAAAATCTGCATCTTGACATGTGCTTTAACATAGTAGCAGAAAAGGTAGCTGTAATATGCAAAGAAGCTCTACCTTATAACTTTCTAAGAATGCTGGAAAAACGGAAATTTACCTTAATTGATATTCCCCAGGAAGGAGTTTTTAAACATTACTGTAATCTTCAATGTCTTGGAAATAACAAAGTATTAACTTTTGTAAGCAACAAGGATGTAAACCACAAACTAAGAGTACTTGGTTTACAAACCATTGAAGTTGACCTGGTTGAAATATTAAAAGGAGGTGGAGGTCCCCACTGTATGACATTTCCTTTGGAAAGAGAATAA
- the mtlD gene encoding bifunctional mannitol-1-phosphate dehydrogenase/phosphatase — protein MSKVQKGECLINFESKQIYAAIFDMDGTMFDTERLRINMLKSSSKLIYGESMTDKLLLDSLGASAKTAEELAKKQYGESYPYKEIRKKADEYEVRYIRHNGVPVKEGLYDVLERLKKSGILIALATSSRRVIAEEYLLSARVMRFFDVIVCGNEVTKGKPDPEIFLKAADELNCHPSHCLIFEDSQNGLIAAADSGGIPIFIKDIKEPKKHIKNRAFKAYNSMVEFHEDLVKFTPKMSMPKLNEHFPQSFGYVKAGIHGFGAIGGGYLTQIFSHWDGYTRPKEIIGATKKVVIKELINSLGKFNVKYESRAYFQSISNVHIIDMDDETEMIKMYTESQIIGLAIPETAVKSQSEIIAKGLIERYSKNNTNLTILVVLNKIKGAKFIRKNVKNALKKLVGEEKAEETISRTYFCETVVNRMVSAIPEKTLLTQIQKKLSDLKRTISYFQPDITELFKYFQEGENILVNHKKTVKKIDEKTLLKVGDISKKLSIMSQFDKYISRFNITLFSSEPYIPLYASNESPLLERLRQVKVVDNIEKMQQIKNRLSNGPHAIIAWYSALLGYKTIGQGMGDKKVLSLVRSIIEKEIKPSLIKDNSELSQYIDEFISNFIKRCRSSFKDNCIRVGRDPMRKLQCGERIFGTITLAQKFNIPTPMIEFGAACAILYSVLLINPKDKECRKIKEIYNKNHSVEDVLTYDGEYNGARYHGLNLQKDKDLIRRIKIQFNNLILSEDIISYHHVEIDNQLSL, from the coding sequence ATGTCAAAAGTACAGAAAGGAGAATGTCTTATAAATTTTGAAAGTAAACAAATTTATGCAGCAATTTTTGATATGGATGGAACTATGTTTGATACTGAAAGACTGAGAATTAATATGTTAAAGTCATCATCTAAACTTATATATGGAGAAAGCATGACAGACAAGCTTCTTCTGGATTCTCTAGGAGCTAGTGCAAAAACGGCAGAAGAACTTGCAAAAAAACAATATGGAGAGAGTTATCCTTATAAGGAGATAAGAAAAAAAGCTGATGAATACGAAGTGAGATATATAAGACATAATGGTGTACCTGTTAAAGAAGGATTATATGATGTACTGGAAAGATTGAAGAAAAGCGGGATTTTAATTGCTCTTGCAACTTCAAGCAGAAGGGTCATAGCAGAAGAATATCTTTTAAGTGCAAGAGTGATGAGATTTTTTGATGTTATTGTATGTGGTAACGAGGTTACAAAAGGGAAACCTGATCCAGAAATATTTTTAAAAGCAGCAGATGAATTAAATTGTCATCCATCACATTGTCTTATATTTGAAGACTCTCAAAATGGTCTGATCGCAGCAGCAGATTCAGGAGGAATCCCTATATTTATAAAAGATATAAAGGAGCCTAAAAAACACATAAAAAATCGTGCTTTTAAAGCATATAATAGTATGGTAGAATTTCACGAAGATCTGGTTAAATTTACACCCAAAATGTCCATGCCCAAACTAAATGAACATTTTCCACAAAGTTTTGGGTATGTAAAAGCAGGAATTCACGGTTTTGGCGCAATAGGAGGAGGATATCTTACACAGATTTTTTCCCATTGGGATGGCTATACCAGGCCTAAGGAAATAATTGGAGCAACTAAAAAAGTTGTAATTAAAGAGTTAATAAATTCATTAGGAAAATTTAATGTGAAGTATGAAAGCAGGGCATATTTTCAAAGTATAAGCAACGTTCATATTATTGATATGGATGATGAAACGGAAATGATAAAGATGTATACGGAGTCTCAAATCATTGGTCTTGCTATTCCAGAAACGGCAGTGAAGTCCCAGTCTGAAATTATAGCTAAGGGTCTCATTGAACGCTATAGTAAAAATAACACCAATCTTACAATACTTGTGGTACTAAACAAAATAAAAGGAGCAAAATTTATTAGAAAAAATGTTAAAAATGCTCTTAAGAAGTTAGTGGGTGAAGAAAAAGCAGAAGAAACAATATCTAGAACATATTTCTGTGAGACTGTTGTAAATAGAATGGTTTCTGCAATACCTGAAAAAACACTACTTACACAAATTCAAAAAAAATTATCAGATCTTAAAAGGACTATTTCTTATTTTCAACCGGATATTACAGAGCTCTTCAAATACTTTCAAGAGGGTGAAAATATTTTAGTTAATCATAAAAAAACAGTAAAAAAAATTGATGAAAAAACTCTGTTAAAGGTTGGAGATATATCAAAAAAATTATCTATTATGTCTCAATTTGATAAATATATTTCAAGATTTAATATAACTTTATTTAGCAGTGAACCATATATTCCGTTGTATGCAAGTAATGAAAGTCCTTTACTTGAAAGATTAAGGCAGGTTAAAGTTGTAGATAATATTGAAAAAATGCAGCAGATAAAAAATAGACTTTCAAATGGTCCTCATGCAATAATAGCATGGTATTCTGCTTTACTTGGCTACAAAACAATTGGACAGGGAATGGGGGATAAAAAAGTACTTTCATTGGTGAGGAGTATTATTGAAAAAGAAATTAAACCTTCTCTTATTAAAGATAATTCTGAATTATCTCAATATATTGATGAATTTATTTCGAATTTCATTAAAAGATGTAGGAGTTCTTTTAAGGATAATTGTATTCGTGTGGGACGTGATCCTATGAGAAAATTACAGTGTGGAGAAAGAATTTTTGGAACTATCACTCTGGCACAAAAGTTTAACATACCTACTCCTATGATTGAATTTGGTGCAGCTTGTGCTATTCTTTACTCTGTTTTACTTATAAATCCAAAGGATAAAGAATGTAGGAAAATCAAGGAGATATATAATAAGAATCATTCTGTAGAGGATGTTCTTACTTATGATGGTGAATATAATGGTGCAAGATATCATGGCTTGAATTTACAAAAAGATAAAGATTTAATCAGGAGAATAAAAATACAATTTAATAATCTTATATTGTCTGAAGATATAATAAGTTACCATCATGTAGAAATAGATAATCAGCTAAGTCTTTAA
- a CDS encoding aldehyde dehydrogenase family protein: protein MDINSIEIKKEIDRVFNLQVNNKWKLRRSSARDRIKKLKMLKSYIINYMEEIEKALYDDFKKPEEEVLSTEIYPVISEIKHAIKNLHKWMKDKKVKTPIAYFGAVCKIRYESKGVSLIISPWNFPFQLAVSPLVSAIAAGNCVILKPSEYAPFTAECIKKILSCMFEENEVAVFQGDYRISKMLLEKPFENIFFTGSPPVGKMVMEAASKNLATVTLELGGKSPVIIHPSADLDEAARRIVWGKCLNAGQICVAPDYLLIPQDKEEVFVELTIKYIIQYYGTLEKDMENLKYSRIITRGHFLRIKELVEEAVHKGAKIRYGGHFNECDNFIYPTIITDVDLTSKILEEEIFGPVLPIIAYKSIDEAIEYINSKPKPLVIYIFSRDKKTVNYLLDHTESGDAVINDVVVHAANINLPFGGFNNSGMGKSHGYYGFMAFTHERSYMKQGKISTLSIVYPPFGIKTKEIIKKFIKYF from the coding sequence ATGGATATAAATTCAATTGAAATAAAAAAGGAAATAGACAGGGTTTTTAATCTTCAGGTAAATAATAAATGGAAATTAAGAAGAAGTAGTGCCAGGGACAGAATTAAAAAATTAAAGATGCTAAAGAGCTATATAATAAATTATATGGAAGAGATTGAAAAGGCACTGTATGATGATTTTAAAAAGCCAGAAGAAGAGGTGCTTTCGACAGAAATTTATCCTGTTATATCGGAGATTAAGCATGCCATAAAAAATTTACATAAATGGATGAAAGACAAAAAAGTAAAGACTCCTATTGCTTATTTTGGAGCTGTATGCAAAATAAGATATGAATCAAAAGGTGTTTCTCTAATAATTTCCCCTTGGAATTTTCCATTTCAACTGGCTGTATCACCACTTGTCTCTGCCATTGCAGCAGGAAATTGTGTAATATTAAAACCTTCAGAGTACGCACCTTTTACCGCAGAATGTATAAAAAAAATACTTTCTTGTATGTTTGAAGAGAACGAAGTAGCTGTATTTCAAGGAGACTATAGAATTTCTAAGATGCTTCTGGAAAAACCTTTTGAAAATATATTTTTTACGGGAAGTCCTCCTGTGGGAAAAATGGTTATGGAAGCTGCCTCTAAAAATCTTGCCACTGTTACATTGGAACTGGGAGGAAAATCTCCAGTAATAATTCATCCATCTGCAGATTTGGATGAAGCTGCCAGAAGGATAGTCTGGGGCAAATGTCTAAATGCAGGTCAAATATGTGTAGCCCCTGATTATTTACTAATCCCACAAGATAAGGAAGAAGTATTTGTTGAACTGACAATTAAATATATTATTCAGTATTATGGTACTTTGGAAAAAGATATGGAGAATTTAAAATATTCTAGAATAATTACAAGAGGACATTTTTTAAGAATAAAAGAACTTGTAGAAGAGGCTGTACATAAAGGGGCAAAAATAAGATATGGGGGACATTTTAATGAATGTGACAATTTTATATATCCCACCATAATTACTGATGTAGATTTGACTTCTAAAATATTGGAAGAGGAAATATTTGGCCCTGTATTACCCATTATAGCCTATAAATCTATTGATGAAGCTATAGAGTATATAAACTCTAAACCCAAACCTTTAGTTATCTACATATTTAGCAGGGATAAAAAAACAGTAAATTATTTATTGGATCATACTGAATCTGGAGATGCGGTAATAAATGATGTAGTAGTGCATGCGGCTAATATCAATTTACCTTTTGGTGGATTCAACAACAGTGGCATGGGAAAATCTCATGGATATTATGGTTTTATGGCATTTACCCATGAACGTTCCTATATGAAGCAAGGTAAAATTTCTACTCTATCAATTGTGTATCCGCCTTTTGGTATTAAAACTAAAGAAATTATTAAAAAATTTATAAAATATTTTTGA